The following is a genomic window from Roseovarius sp. M141.
CGGCGGGTCTTTGCTGCTCATCGAGGTCTTGCAGCGATCGCAACTGGCCCGCTCTCGACAAGTGTCGATGGCTGCGACCGTTCTGGTAATGCGTGATCTCGAACCGGGGGCTAAGCGCGGTGGCCACCCGCAGCACCGTGGCCTCGGTGCCGCCAAGCCCGCCGGTCTCGAGATCGGGCAGGTCGTAACCCGCGGCAGAGCACGGATCGACGATCATCAGAGGCACACGCCGGGTCTCATTTCGAAGCACTTTCATTGCGCGGCCATTTCTGTCACCGGGGCGGAGGCGAGGATCCGCTCGACCCGGGCCGACGTGGCGGGCGTGACCGGGATGTCGCGCCGCGCCAGCAGGTCGGGCCGGCTGACATGGCTGATGCCGAGGGTCGGGATATCGACCGGCACGGACTTGACCCTGCCGTTCTGCCGCCAGTCCTCGACCTTGGCCCAGACCTTCTGCCGGTCCGCCTTACGTCTGGCGCTGTCGTAATCCGAGACTGCGGATTGCGTCAGGCTGTCCGGGGTCTCGATCTTGGTCAGCAACAGTTCGGGAACGATCCAGATGACCTCGCCGTTCAGGATCAGCCGGTTGCGGAATTCCCGGTCCTCCTCGATGCAATCCTCGAACCCGCCGAGGCGGCGGAACACATCCGAACGGAAGAGACCCGAATTGATATGTGTCCATTCCCCCCGGCACCTGCGCGCCCATCTGAAGGTTCGGGAACACGTCATCGAGCAGGGACAAATCGCGCCGGATCTCGACGCGACGCCCGTCCGGCAGGATCAGCTCATGGTGGGTGAGTGCCGCGCTGACCTCCAGCCGCTGCCCCGCCTCCTTGTTCGCCAGTTGCCAGTTCAGGCAGTCGTCGGCCCCGATATCCTGCGCGGTCAACACGCGGACCTGCTGCAACACCTTGTCGCGATGCGGGATGTCGTCGGAATCGTGGAACGTGATCGCGTCGCCCGCAGTCAGCAAAAGACCCGCGTTCTTGGCGTTGGCGGTGCCGAGGTTTCGCGACAACCGGATATAGTTGAAACGCGGATCAGAGAGGAACGGCTGCACCGCGCTTTCGATCGCGTCCGTGCTGGCGTCGTCGATGACCGTGACGCGGATGTTCCACCAGCTTTGCTCCAGTGCGGCTCGGATGGCTCCGGCGATCAGATGCGCGCGGTTGTAGGTGGGGATGACGATATCGACCAAGGGGGCGAGCAGGTCGGATGTCATGTGGAAACCTCCGTCAGGGGTGGGGCGATCGCGGCGCGATAGGCGCGCAGGCTTGTGTCGGTCAGCAGCGCGGCGGGCAGCGGCAGCAGGAGCGCCAGCAGCGCGGCGCGGATCAGCGGCTCCGTGGGTTGCACGCCGAGCAGCAGCAGGATCGCGGTGAGGAAGACCATGAGATGACAGGCGGAGAGTGAGGGATCGCCCTTGCCGCCGGCCTTGTCGGTGACCACGAATGTCAGGCGGCAGCCCGTCAGCGCGTCGAAGGTTGCCTTGGCCGATTGCGGGGCCAGCGCGATGCGACAGGCCAGTGCGTGCAGGATAACCGGAAGGGCTTGCCCGTCGCGGATCCCGCGCACGACGACGCGGGTCGTGATGTCAGCCAGGCCGAGCAGGATAGCCCCCGCAGCCAGCGTGGCGGCGACCGTTTGCCCCTGTCCGGTCAGCAGCCAGACCGTCAAGAGCGCGGAGGGAACCAGTGCGAGGCTGAACCAGGCGGTCAGTTGCGACAGGATGACGAGCCGCTTGTGCAGGTTGAAATTGCCGACAGGGGTGAGGATCGTTCGCCCATGTCGCAGCAGGGTCTGGACGTTGCCGCTGCACCAGCGATACCGCTGCTTTTCGAGATCACGCAGGGACAGCGGCAGCAGGCCCTTGCCCACGACCCGGTTGATAAACCGCCCGGTAAAACCGGCGTGGCAAAGCCGCACGCCCAGGTCCGCATCCTCCGTCGTGGTGACACCGGACCAACCCCCTACGTCAATCAGCGCCGCTTTCGAAATCACGCAGAGCGTGCCGGTCAGCAGCACTGCCTCGGCCTCGTCTGCACCGGCGGCGTCGGTGCGAAAATATTCTTCGAGCTCGGCATCCACACCCGGTGCGGTGGTCGTCGTGGCAACATAAGATTGCGGAAACTGCACGTAATCCGCCCCGGTCCGATGCAACGCCTCAGCGGCGCGGCTCAGAAAATCGCGATGGACGACATAATCCGCATCGACAGTTACCACATGGGTCGCATCGGCGCGCGTGTGCGCCAGCGCGATGTTGAGCGCGCCGGCCTTGGCGCCGCGCACGCCCATCCGGTGCAGGAAGGTGATCCGACACGGATGCGCCGTGCAGAAGGTCGCGACCGGCTTCCACAGCGCGGGATCGGCCGTGTTGTTGTCCATAACGATGATCTCGTAGCCACCTGACGGCCAGTCCTGATCGAGTAAGGCCCGCAGGGTGCGGATCACCAAGTGAGGCGGTTCCGAATGGGTCGCAACATGAATTGAAAATCGCGGGGTAACGGATCTCTGCTGACCTGCTGTCAATGACGTGGGCAAACAGGCGATAATTGGCCGAAGAGCCATCAGGGCAACCTGAATTGCAACGATGGCGGCGCAAACGATCATGCCCACTGTCGGAACGGCAGCGGACAGAATCAGTATTCCACAGATTGCGACAAGCCGTAGTTTCACACTCGCCCCCAAGCGTTAAATTTCGATAAATATTATTTACAATCAGTAGTTTGTCCGGTTCGGACGCTACCGAAGAGGTAACAACTCTCGTTGCTGTTTAGTTCCCGCGGGCAGGGCAATTCGCAATCCATGCCGACGCTTCGACAATGCGCCAGACCGCCGGCCCCCGCTTTCAACTGGATTGAATTGGTTTTCCGTCTCTAGTCTTGCGGAAACCACGAAGTATCCATGTCGGCGTAGCGATCATGGAAATCCGTAAGTTCGATCATCGCATCTTCTCTAAGAATCCGGAGGCGATTCTGATCGCGGTGAATGTAGCCATCCTCTTCCATCCGGATGAAGGTCTTGCTGATGTAAACGTTGGTAAGGCCCAGATAATCGGCAATCTGGCTCTGGGTCATTGGCAGGCGAATGGTGTCGGTCATATCCCGGTTGGTGATCCTGAGCCGCGCGATCAGATCCAGCAGCATGTAGCTGACCCGTTCTTGCGCACTCATCCGGCCCATTGCACGGAGCACATCGATCAAAACGACTTGGTCGCGAAGCGCTATCGACAGCAAAAGTGCCGAAAGCCGCGGAGATCTGCGCAGGATTTCGTCGAGCGACGACTTTGGAAACGGACACAGGCACACTTCTTCGACAGTGCGCAGTGTGGTCGTGGAGTGCTTAAGGGCGACGTCGGGGAAA
Proteins encoded in this region:
- a CDS encoding glycosyltransferase family A protein, with protein sequence MTSDLLAPLVDIVIPTYNRAHLIAGAIRAALEQSWWNIRVTVIDDASTDAIESAVQPFLSDPRFNYIRLSRNLGTANAKNAGLLLTAGDAITFHDSDDIPHRDKVLQQVRVLTAQDIGADDCLNWQLANKEAGQRLEVSAALTHHELILPDGRRVEIRRDLSLLDDVFPNLQMGAQVPGGMDTYQFGSLPFGCVPPPRRVRGLHRGGPGIPQPADPERRGHLDRSRTVADQDRDPGQPDAIRSLGLRQRQT
- a CDS encoding glycosyltransferase family 2 protein, translating into MIVCAAIVAIQVALMALRPIIACLPTSLTAGQQRSVTPRFSIHVATHSEPPHLVIRTLRALLDQDWPSGGYEIIVMDNNTADPALWKPVATFCTAHPCRITFLHRMGVRGAKAGALNIALAHTRADATHVVTVDADYVVHRDFLSRAAEALHRTGADYVQFPQSYVATTTTAPGVDAELEEYFRTDAAGADEAEAVLLTGTLCVISKAALIDVGGWSGVTTTEDADLGVRLCHAGFTGRFINRVVGKGLLPLSLRDLEKQRYRWCSGNVQTLLRHGRTILTPVGNFNLHKRLVILSQLTAWFSLALVPSALLTVWLLTGQGQTVAATLAAGAILLGLADITTRVVVRGIRDGQALPVILHALACRIALAPQSAKATFDALTGCRLTFVVTDKAGGKGDPSLSACHLMVFLTAILLLLGVQPTEPLIRAALLALLLPLPAALLTDTSLRAYRAAIAPPLTEVST